The DNA sequence AATGAATTGATATTCGATCCATTATGAATAAAATCAAGGTTGTTTCTTACCAGTTTACCTCCGAAAGAGAAAGTATTTACAGTAGTTAAGCTGTCTTTCTCCTGTCTTGCAAACGTGTTGTCGATAAGATATGTTGTGTTGTTGTCATTCTGAAGCTTATGCCAGTCAGCTTTTGCATTAGGATAGGTAAAGATCTCCGTTACAGAGTTTGTCAATACATATGTGCTGTCAAAATTGTGGTGGCTTTCAATCACTTCTACTTTTGCTCCTTCTTCAACGATCAAAAGATTTCTTGTATTGTAGAACGTATTTTCCTCTTGATTCTGAGAAATATAAAAAACGTGGATTGGCTTTTCAATCACTACATTTTTAGGGACTTTCAAAAAGAAGCCGTATTTACAGTAAGCAAGGTTTAAGTTTGTAAAAGCCTGTTCTTTAGAAGCAATGCTGTTGAAATACTTTTCAAAAACTTCTTTATGCTTCTCATCATTCAGTGCATAGTTGAATGAAAGGAACTCTACATTTTCAATAGAAACTTTTGAAAGTTCCTTGTGAAGTTTACCATTTACAAAAACAATCCAATCAAAATTTTCTTCTCCAAGGTGCAGTTCATCAAACTGCTCTTTAGTGATATTGTGGCTCTCTTTCGGGAAGAAGTTGTAGCTTTTTTCCGTGATTTCCTTTAGATTGGTATATTTATATTCTTCGTCTTTTTTTGTCGGAAAACCAACGTTTTGAAATCTCTGAAGAGCTGCTTTTCTACTGTCATCCAGAAACCGGTGACGAAGACTCTCCAAAAATTCATTATGGTTCTCTATAATTTGTTCTTTTAATGCCATTACTGGTATATCTGTGGTTTGCACCATTTTTCTTTTTTTATTAACTAAAATATTGTTATTCCGGGAATAGGGAACCCAATTTTTAATATAGAGATTCTTCTTTTTACAGAATGTTATCAATGACCGCAAAATTATAATCTCTGAAATAATATATCTTCTTCTTAGTTAAGAAGCCAGTCGTAACCTTTTTCTTCAAGTTCTAATGCTAAAGATTTATCACCGGTTTTGATG is a window from the Chryseobacterium indologenes genome containing:
- the sufD gene encoding Fe-S cluster assembly protein SufD, whose product is MALKEQIIENHNEFLESLRHRFLDDSRKAALQRFQNVGFPTKKDEEYKYTNLKEITEKSYNFFPKESHNITKEQFDELHLGEENFDWIVFVNGKLHKELSKVSIENVEFLSFNYALNDEKHKEVFEKYFNSIASKEQAFTNLNLAYCKYGFFLKVPKNVVIEKPIHVFYISQNQEENTFYNTRNLLIVEEGAKVEVIESHHNFDSTYVLTNSVTEIFTYPNAKADWHKLQNDNNTTYLIDNTFARQEKDSLTTVNTFSFGGKLVRNNLDFIHNGSNINSFMNGITIIGKDQLVDHHTAVHHNFPNCESYQNYKGIFDGNAHGVFNGKVFVDKIAQKTNAYQQNNNVLLSEGASIDTKPQLEIFADDVKCSHGCTVGQLNEDALFYLRARGISKKEAQALLLYAFANDAMQNIDIEPLKEKISKLLAEKLGVDIEF